The Saccharothrix variisporea genome has a segment encoding these proteins:
- a CDS encoding Rieske (2Fe-2S) protein: MTAGAVAGRVNGEAVPAAGTGSSPQPAGTVRPPETAETVPSPETAEVAVAPGAAAAVGEVPSVEPLPRRQDGVSVRQLNGDLLLVEVRGQRFLTQAECPHRKGRLLFGYVNDRKLRITCPLHHSTFELTTGDQVSGPVCGSLKVTPLTGDALPYPLS, encoded by the coding sequence GTGACCGCCGGGGCCGTGGCGGGCCGGGTGAACGGCGAAGCGGTGCCGGCCGCGGGGACCGGGTCGTCCCCGCAGCCGGCCGGGACGGTGCGGCCGCCGGAGACGGCCGAGACCGTGCCGTCGCCGGAGACGGCCGAGGTCGCGGTGGCACCCGGTGCCGCCGCGGCGGTCGGAGAGGTGCCGTCGGTCGAGCCCTTGCCGCGGCGGCAGGACGGCGTGTCCGTGCGGCAGCTCAACGGCGACCTGCTGCTGGTGGAGGTGCGGGGACAGCGGTTCCTGACCCAGGCCGAGTGCCCGCACCGCAAGGGCAGGCTGCTGTTCGGCTACGTCAACGACCGCAAGCTGCGCATCACCTGCCCGCTGCACCACTCCACGTTCGAACTGACCACGGGGGACCAGGTGTCCGGCCCGGTCTGCGGCTCGCTGAAGGTCACGCCGCTGACCGGTGACGCGCTGCCCTACCCCCTGTCCTGA
- a CDS encoding iron-containing redox enzyme family protein produces MSDARRLYRLNRSVPSAAEYAEIRQLERDFFVRRADELEAAAPAFASRGELVKALGEKLADEEAHPSDSDLFITEEANLAQFKEIVSQFAVDGLIESQSLLAIIPRLPSRSRMAVFRVLIDEFGCGNDDQEHAGLYAKLLTELGLPTDLDYHVERAADPVLGFVNLFYWLAARAPEPDYFLGAYSYFESSVLYAFRSFAAAGKRLGLEQDRYYTEHLYIDAFHSKQMQTAIRELDQEKGVDLRKVWAGVELTSAVVAEAVDAAVARAKEVG; encoded by the coding sequence ATGAGCGACGCGCGCAGGCTGTACCGGCTCAACCGCTCGGTGCCCTCCGCCGCGGAGTACGCCGAGATCCGGCAGCTGGAACGGGACTTCTTCGTCCGGCGCGCCGACGAGCTGGAGGCGGCGGCGCCCGCCTTCGCCTCGCGCGGCGAGCTGGTCAAGGCGCTGGGCGAGAAGCTGGCCGACGAGGAGGCCCACCCGTCCGACAGCGACCTGTTCATCACCGAGGAAGCGAACCTGGCGCAGTTCAAGGAGATCGTCTCGCAGTTCGCGGTGGACGGGCTCATCGAGTCGCAGTCGCTGCTGGCGATCATCCCCCGGCTGCCGTCGCGGTCGCGGATGGCGGTGTTCCGGGTCCTGATCGACGAGTTCGGCTGCGGCAACGACGACCAGGAGCACGCGGGGCTCTACGCCAAGCTGCTCACCGAACTGGGCCTGCCCACCGACCTGGACTACCACGTCGAACGGGCGGCGGACCCGGTGCTGGGCTTCGTCAACCTGTTCTACTGGCTGGCGGCCCGCGCACCGGAGCCGGACTACTTCCTCGGCGCCTACTCCTACTTCGAGTCCAGCGTGCTCTACGCCTTCCGCAGCTTCGCGGCGGCGGGCAAGCGGCTGGGGTTGGAGCAGGACCGGTACTACACCGAGCACCTCTACATCGACGCCTTCCACAGCAAGCAGATGCAGACCGCCATCCGCGAGCTGGACCAGGAGAAGGGCGTGGACCTGCGCAAGGTGTGGGCCGGCGTGGAGCTGACCAGCGCCGTGGTGGCCGAGGCGGTCGACGCCGCGGTGGCCCGGGCCAAGGAGGTCGGGTGA
- a CDS encoding dihydrodipicolinate synthase family protein gives MSYRGTIVPLVTPLDAHGEVSESDVDSLIGSLEGKVDGLMPALSTGEGWKLSDRQWVDVVTYTVKHSRGLPVLAGIQLPTTAQVVARAKVAVDAGVDAVVVTTPYGADVTQDQIVEHFRTIREAVGVGIFLYNEEAVSGNKIELDTLLRICALPGIVGIKESSGSADYTNAMTRANTGIPVFEGWENLLLQVTGIAGFIGPLLNLEPGLCNEMLTDPRPELQDRINAACEAYGLFGDEWYRPLKEELMRRGVISTAQVVPEKVAA, from the coding sequence ATGAGCTACCGGGGCACGATCGTTCCCCTGGTCACGCCGCTGGACGCCCACGGCGAGGTGTCCGAGTCCGATGTGGACAGCCTGATCGGGTCGCTGGAGGGCAAGGTCGACGGCCTGATGCCGGCGCTGAGCACCGGCGAGGGCTGGAAGCTGTCGGACCGGCAGTGGGTGGACGTGGTCACCTACACCGTCAAGCACTCCCGCGGCCTGCCCGTGCTGGCGGGCATCCAGCTGCCCACCACCGCGCAGGTCGTCGCGCGGGCCAAGGTGGCGGTGGACGCCGGTGTCGACGCGGTCGTCGTCACCACCCCGTACGGGGCGGACGTGACGCAGGACCAGATCGTCGAGCACTTCCGGACCATCCGGGAGGCGGTCGGCGTCGGGATCTTCCTCTACAACGAGGAAGCCGTGTCCGGCAACAAGATCGAGCTGGACACCCTGCTGCGGATCTGCGCGCTGCCCGGCATCGTCGGCATCAAGGAGTCCAGCGGCTCCGCCGACTACACCAACGCCATGACCCGGGCGAACACCGGCATCCCCGTGTTCGAGGGCTGGGAGAACCTCCTGCTCCAGGTCACCGGCATCGCCGGGTTCATCGGCCCGCTGCTGAACCTGGAACCGGGCCTGTGCAACGAGATGCTCACCGACCCGCGGCCGGAGCTGCAGGACCGCATCAACGCCGCCTGCGAGGCCTACGGGCTGTTCGGCGACGAGTGGTACCGGCCGCTGAAGGAAGAGCTGATGCGGCGCGGTGTCATCTCCACCGCCCAGGTCGTGCCGGAGAAGGTGGCGGCATGA
- a CDS encoding DUF6190 family protein has translation MSGEAIIDASLFMAMNSKDEATRRRGKAFFVARLATGAVMPLEQVGACDDLVWGYSRAEQDAYYPFMDVLHTEMKIDRIGYTEEDLKRALESPELAGLSLRNRLTVAVVLNRGGTLYTVDPELTARDDLPLGELPDVESAFPQPLEGLYKQSLVLRVGGGA, from the coding sequence ATGAGTGGTGAGGCGATCATCGACGCGTCGCTGTTCATGGCGATGAACAGCAAGGACGAGGCCACCCGGCGGCGCGGCAAGGCGTTCTTCGTCGCCCGCCTGGCCACCGGCGCGGTGATGCCGCTGGAGCAGGTCGGCGCGTGCGACGACCTGGTGTGGGGCTACAGCCGCGCGGAGCAGGACGCCTACTACCCGTTCATGGACGTCCTGCACACCGAGATGAAGATCGACCGGATCGGCTACACCGAGGAGGACCTCAAGCGCGCCTTGGAGTCCCCGGAACTGGCCGGGTTGTCGCTGCGCAACCGGCTGACGGTCGCGGTGGTGCTCAACCGCGGCGGCACGCTCTACACCGTCGACCCGGAGCTGACCGCCCGGGACGACCTGCCGCTGGGCGAGCTGCCCGACGTCGAGTCGGCGTTCCCGCAGCCGCTGGAAGGTCTCTACAAGCAGTCGCTGGTCCTGCGAGTGGGAGGTGGGGCATGA
- a CDS encoding pyridoxal phosphate-dependent aminotransferase, translating into MSTSTDTTTTTPDVSAFVDLTQHEILALKTRFNLADAHTHQRQSRSQEKIVASLPELWYEAEQGLQSYYEKRFIDAFFRLHKQPNVPKQKTMLSYAASISTMVAAMFLKNRNLSVTLVEPCFDNLVDLLKNMQVDVRPIDETNIHDVSSIYDNLVREVQTDALFLVDPNNPTGFSLLKDGRSGFEEVVRFCVDHNKVLLIDHCFAAFALADERIGRVDIYELLESSGVTYLAIEDTGKTWPIQDAKCAMITPSDDIQEEVYNLHTSVLLNVSPFVLNMVAQYVEDSIEDGFASVRNVISENRRLAKEALDGDVLEYVEPVVNVSVAWFRIKPEHLTASRLQEKLLENEVYVLPGTYFFWHEPARGERYVRLALAREPEMFAAAMTAMREVLNRNEW; encoded by the coding sequence ATGAGCACCAGTACGGACACCACGACGACCACGCCCGACGTCAGCGCGTTCGTGGACCTGACCCAGCACGAGATCCTGGCCCTGAAGACCCGGTTCAACCTCGCCGACGCGCACACGCACCAGCGGCAGTCGCGCAGCCAGGAGAAGATCGTCGCGAGCTTACCGGAGCTGTGGTACGAGGCCGAGCAGGGTCTGCAGTCGTACTACGAGAAGCGGTTCATCGACGCCTTCTTCCGGCTGCACAAGCAGCCCAACGTGCCCAAGCAGAAGACCATGCTGTCCTACGCGGCCAGCATCTCCACCATGGTCGCGGCGATGTTCCTCAAGAACCGCAACCTGTCGGTCACGCTGGTCGAGCCGTGCTTCGACAACCTGGTGGACCTGCTCAAGAACATGCAGGTCGACGTGCGCCCGATCGACGAGACCAACATCCACGACGTGTCGAGCATCTACGACAACCTCGTCCGCGAGGTCCAGACCGACGCGCTGTTCCTGGTCGACCCCAACAACCCCACCGGGTTCAGCCTCCTCAAGGACGGCCGCAGCGGCTTCGAGGAGGTCGTCCGGTTCTGCGTCGACCACAACAAGGTCCTGCTGATCGACCACTGCTTCGCCGCCTTCGCCCTGGCCGACGAGCGCATCGGCCGGGTCGACATCTACGAGCTGCTGGAGAGCTCGGGCGTGACCTACCTGGCGATCGAGGACACCGGCAAGACGTGGCCGATCCAGGACGCCAAGTGCGCCATGATCACCCCGAGCGACGACATCCAGGAGGAGGTCTACAACCTCCACACCTCGGTGCTGCTCAACGTCTCGCCGTTCGTGCTCAACATGGTCGCCCAGTACGTCGAGGACTCCATCGAGGACGGCTTCGCCTCGGTGCGCAACGTCATCTCGGAGAACCGGCGGCTGGCCAAGGAAGCGCTCGACGGCGACGTGCTGGAGTACGTCGAGCCGGTGGTCAACGTCAGCGTGGCCTGGTTCCGCATCAAGCCCGAGCACCTGACCGCGTCCCGGCTGCAGGAGAAGCTGCTGGAGAACGAGGTCTACGTGCTGCCCGGCACGTACTTCTTCTGGCACGAGCCGGCCCGCGGCGAGCGCTACGTGCGCCTGGCGCTGGCCCGCGAGCCGGAGATGTTCGCCGCCGCCATGACCGCCATGCGCGAGGTGCTGAACCGCAATGAGTGGTGA
- a CDS encoding DsbA family oxidoreductase, with product MSTHDLTPPPGVVVIFSDIWCSFAHVTVHRLHKARRDLGLEDRVSFDHRAFPLELLNKAPSPRTGTDSEVGRTASLEPEAGWQLWQDKDWLYPSSTLLALEAVQAAKEQGFAASEALDLGLRKAFWAQSRSIANYHVILDVAESTGVVDVKALAEALDDGRARKLLSEQASISATETVNCSPHLFLPDGSDHANPGIEVSWAGDYGVGWPVITKDEPEVVAELLKRSAA from the coding sequence ATGTCCACGCACGACCTGACGCCCCCGCCCGGGGTCGTCGTGATCTTCTCCGACATCTGGTGCTCCTTCGCCCACGTCACCGTGCACCGCCTGCACAAGGCGCGGCGCGACCTGGGCCTGGAGGACCGGGTCTCCTTCGACCACCGCGCCTTCCCGCTGGAACTGCTGAACAAGGCGCCCAGCCCGCGCACCGGCACCGACAGCGAGGTGGGCCGGACGGCGAGCCTGGAACCCGAGGCGGGCTGGCAGCTGTGGCAGGACAAGGACTGGCTGTACCCGTCGAGCACGTTGTTGGCGCTGGAAGCGGTGCAAGCGGCCAAGGAACAGGGCTTCGCGGCCTCCGAAGCGCTGGACCTGGGCCTGCGCAAGGCGTTTTGGGCGCAAAGCCGCAGCATCGCCAACTACCACGTGATCCTCGACGTCGCGGAAAGCACGGGCGTCGTGGACGTCAAGGCGCTCGCGGAGGCCTTGGACGACGGTCGCGCCAGAAAGCTGCTGTCCGAGCAGGCCTCGATTTCCGCCACGGAAACGGTGAACTGCAGTCCGCACCTGTTCCTGCCCGACGGGTCCGACCACGCGAACCCCGGTATCGAGGTGAGCTGGGCGGGCGATTACGGTGTCGGCTGGCCGGTCATCACCAAAGACGAACCCGAGGTGGTGGCCGAACTCCTCAAACGCTCCGCCGCATAA
- a CDS encoding MBL fold metallo-hydrolase: MLTPYNAAPEVFVLPSQLPIAGAGVLPVHSYLIRAHEPVLVDAGLPIDAGRFDQEVWNLVDPKDLKWVVVTHDDRDHVGSLREILAAAPNATLITNQLSVDRLAEYWNVPQHRVRAVNPGRSLDLGDRKITILRPPAYDAPSTIAVYDQKLETLFSADSFGAVLPEFASHAEDVAENDYYDGLALFTRANAPWTSLVDQDKFDKVIDLIRAVNPKTVLSAHGPVATGRTEALLEAMRKIPTMTPWLPPEDLDPEVVLERHEAELAAARADLTS; this comes from the coding sequence GTGCTGACGCCTTACAACGCCGCGCCCGAGGTGTTCGTCCTGCCCTCGCAGTTACCCATCGCGGGTGCCGGGGTGCTGCCCGTGCACTCGTACCTCATCCGAGCGCACGAGCCCGTCCTGGTCGACGCCGGCCTGCCCATCGACGCGGGCCGGTTCGACCAGGAGGTGTGGAACCTGGTCGACCCGAAGGACCTGAAGTGGGTCGTGGTCACCCACGACGACCGCGACCACGTGGGCAGCCTGCGCGAGATCCTGGCCGCCGCGCCCAACGCGACCCTGATCACCAACCAGCTGTCGGTGGACCGGCTCGCCGAGTACTGGAACGTGCCGCAGCACCGGGTGCGCGCGGTCAACCCGGGCCGTTCGCTGGACCTGGGCGACCGCAAGATCACCATCCTGCGCCCGCCGGCCTACGACGCCCCGTCCACCATCGCGGTGTACGACCAGAAGCTGGAGACCCTGTTCAGCGCGGACAGCTTCGGCGCCGTGCTGCCGGAGTTCGCCTCGCACGCCGAGGACGTCGCCGAGAACGACTACTACGACGGCCTGGCCCTGTTCACCCGCGCCAACGCGCCCTGGACGTCGTTGGTGGACCAGGACAAGTTCGACAAGGTGATCGACTTGATCCGCGCGGTGAACCCGAAGACGGTGCTCAGCGCGCACGGCCCGGTCGCCACCGGCCGCACCGAGGCCCTGCTGGAAGCCATGCGCAAGATCCCCACGATGACGCCGTGGCTGCCGCCGGAGGACCTCGACCCGGAAGTGGTGCTGGAGCGCCACGAAGCCGAACTCGCCGCCGCCCGCGCGGACCTCACCAGCTAG
- a CDS encoding DMT family transporter: MYLALLASALLVGTLLAVQASVNLQLNRAVGTPYGASTLQLSVAAGLLAVVAILTGSIGALGGIGDATWWHLLGGLASPLYITSGILLIPRLGAVTTVGLWVTGQMLASLVLDLGGLIGVKQVPLNLLIVLGAAAVVVGISVVVRGQNQAIKAGPGTATPADTRPALASQTGWLVLGVIAGGVLPVQGAVNAKLRADLGAPFAVALVSFIVAVLAIAIVLAVLVSTGKTPKPKFDGLKAMPWWGWLGGACAAAYVTVTFLLIPEIGAATTVAFTVTGQQLASAAIDQNGLFRLPRRKLTPARLAGVALLIAGSVLVQIAK, encoded by the coding sequence ATGTACCTCGCACTCCTCGCATCGGCGCTGCTGGTCGGCACCCTCCTCGCGGTGCAGGCCTCGGTGAACCTCCAGCTCAACCGGGCGGTGGGCACGCCTTACGGGGCCTCGACCCTCCAGCTCTCGGTCGCCGCGGGACTGCTGGCCGTGGTGGCGATCCTGACCGGCAGCATCGGCGCGCTGGGCGGGATCGGGGACGCGACCTGGTGGCACCTGCTCGGCGGTCTGGCCAGCCCCCTCTACATCACCAGCGGCATCCTGCTGATCCCCCGGCTGGGCGCGGTGACCACCGTCGGCCTCTGGGTGACCGGCCAGATGCTCGCCTCCCTCGTGCTCGACCTCGGCGGGCTCATCGGCGTCAAGCAGGTGCCGCTGAACCTGCTGATCGTGCTCGGCGCGGCGGCCGTCGTCGTCGGCATCTCGGTGGTCGTGCGCGGCCAGAACCAAGCCATCAAGGCCGGTCCGGGCACCGCCACGCCCGCCGACACCCGACCCGCGCTGGCCAGCCAGACCGGGTGGCTCGTCCTGGGCGTGATCGCCGGTGGCGTGCTGCCGGTCCAGGGCGCGGTCAACGCCAAGCTGCGCGCCGACCTCGGCGCACCCTTCGCGGTGGCCCTGGTCAGCTTCATCGTGGCGGTGCTGGCGATCGCGATCGTGCTCGCGGTCCTGGTGTCCACCGGCAAGACCCCGAAGCCGAAGTTCGACGGCCTCAAGGCGATGCCGTGGTGGGGCTGGCTGGGCGGCGCGTGCGCGGCGGCCTACGTGACGGTCACCTTCCTGCTCATCCCCGAGATCGGCGCGGCCACCACGGTCGCGTTCACCGTCACCGGCCAGCAGCTCGCCTCCGCGGCCATCGACCAGAACGGCCTGTTCCGCCTGCCCCGCCGCAAGCTCACCCCCGCGCGCCTGGCCGGCGTCGCGCTGCTCATCGCCGGCTCCGTGCTGGTCCAGATCGCCAAGTGA
- a CDS encoding TetR/AcrR family transcriptional regulator: protein MSIEVALSGGGRPRERADAARNRTKVLTAAERLFAEAGGTTAVTMEDIARAAGVGRATLYRRYPDTTSIAQALLDAHETELQDKILRGAPPLGPGAPPRERLGAFYAAMVDLLERHLHLVLGAETGRARFRTGVYAFWRRHVQLLLPPDTPQAVVDALMAPLAPELYEYQRRVRGLTPGQIVAGLTWLSARCCD, encoded by the coding sequence ATGTCGATCGAGGTCGCTCTGTCGGGCGGCGGGCGTCCGCGCGAGCGGGCCGACGCCGCGCGCAACCGCACCAAGGTGCTGACCGCCGCCGAGCGGCTGTTCGCCGAGGCGGGCGGCACGACCGCGGTCACCATGGAGGACATCGCCCGCGCGGCGGGCGTCGGCCGGGCCACGCTGTACCGCCGGTACCCGGACACGACGTCCATCGCGCAGGCCCTGCTGGACGCGCACGAGACCGAGCTCCAGGACAAGATCCTCCGCGGTGCCCCACCCCTGGGACCGGGCGCGCCACCGCGCGAGCGGCTGGGCGCGTTCTACGCGGCGATGGTGGACCTGCTCGAACGGCACCTGCACCTGGTGCTGGGCGCCGAAACGGGCCGTGCGCGGTTCCGCACCGGCGTGTACGCGTTCTGGCGCCGGCACGTGCAGCTGTTGTTGCCCCCCGACACGCCCCAAGCCGTGGTGGACGCCCTCATGGCCCCTCTCGCGCCCGAGCTGTACGAGTACCAGCGCCGGGTGCGCGGCCTGACGCCCGGCCAGATCGTCGCCGGCCTGACCTGGCTCAGCGCGCGCTGCTGCGACTGA
- a CDS encoding LLM class flavin-dependent oxidoreductase: MDKSKIGIVFGSLTPPEGLTAGAAQAERLGFGEVWFSEDCFFTGGLSGLTLLLAATERVPAGLGLASIVTRHPAVLAMELAGLARTYPGRVRATIGLGNGFWLQQMGLTPEKPLTAVKETLDVLRDLLSGQNVNRTTSTHHYGDIKLEFPPEQVPELWIGAVNEKALRASGEKADGVLLSVLSGPTYVSWARGLVDEAGRGLPLTAFVLAAVDDDDQAARDAVRGAVGFFLKAESHTALVGQSPFADDIRKRVAALGPDEDLTVEDEWVDEFAVAGSPAKVRAQLQGLLDAGATSLGLWLFPPDQASTQLERLANEVLAD; this comes from the coding sequence ATGGACAAGAGCAAGATCGGGATCGTCTTCGGCAGCCTCACGCCGCCGGAAGGGCTGACCGCGGGCGCGGCGCAAGCGGAGCGGCTCGGGTTCGGCGAGGTGTGGTTCTCCGAGGACTGCTTCTTCACCGGCGGCCTGTCCGGCCTGACGCTGCTGCTCGCCGCCACCGAGCGGGTGCCCGCCGGCCTCGGGCTGGCCAGCATCGTGACCCGGCACCCGGCCGTGCTGGCGATGGAACTGGCGGGCCTGGCCCGCACCTACCCCGGCCGCGTGCGCGCCACCATCGGCCTGGGCAACGGCTTCTGGTTGCAGCAGATGGGGTTGACGCCCGAGAAGCCGCTGACCGCGGTGAAGGAGACGTTAGACGTCCTGCGCGACCTGCTGTCCGGGCAGAACGTCAACCGCACCACCAGCACCCACCACTACGGCGACATCAAGCTCGAGTTCCCGCCGGAGCAGGTGCCGGAGCTGTGGATCGGCGCGGTCAACGAGAAGGCCCTGCGGGCGTCCGGCGAGAAGGCCGACGGCGTCCTGCTGTCCGTGCTGTCCGGCCCGACCTACGTCTCCTGGGCACGCGGCCTGGTGGACGAAGCCGGTCGCGGCCTCCCGCTGACCGCCTTCGTCCTGGCCGCCGTGGACGACGACGACCAGGCCGCCCGTGACGCCGTGCGCGGCGCGGTCGGCTTCTTCCTCAAGGCCGAGTCGCACACCGCGCTGGTCGGCCAGTCCCCGTTCGCGGACGACATCCGCAAGCGCGTCGCGGCGCTCGGCCCGGACGAGGACCTGACCGTCGAGGACGAGTGGGTCGACGAGTTCGCCGTCGCCGGCAGCCCGGCCAAGGTCCGCGCGCAGCTGCAGGGCCTGCTGGACGCGGGCGCCACCTCGCTGGGCCTGTGGCTGTTCCCGCCGGACCAGGCGTCCACGCAGCTGGAGCGCCTGGCCAACGAGGTCCTCGCGGACTGA
- a CDS encoding flavin monoamine oxidase family protein translates to MKVVVVGAGLAGVTAARELHRAGVDVTVLEAADRVGGRAHTVVSSQGSAVDLGGMWLGPKHHALSRLAAEHGVPTFPTPTNGKRRILDGRPTRAWPAVLVGGAALLRLSFPSGDDRTTIADWLSRLPHPAARRLVEVVVAEALAADTDQITRQAFASSVRSSGGLLAMLGTSGGAQDALLTGGAGALVARIAADLSVHLSRPATAITRTDSAVTVDTPDGPIRADHAVIAVPPPVSAEIHHDPPLPPSRALVEQNTVMGTIYKAIAVYERPFWRTAGWSGEVISLTGPVPAVFDVSPPGGPGHLGFLVPGHRARTLSALSTEDRRATVLRTAAQALGAAALTPVDWHEKSWHDDPHVRGGYSALPRPGKYTATRQPPTPVGRLHWAGTETSDAWPGYLEGAVRSGLRAAREVIGRR, encoded by the coding sequence ATGAAGGTCGTGGTGGTGGGGGCGGGACTGGCCGGGGTGACGGCGGCACGGGAGTTGCACCGCGCGGGTGTGGACGTCACCGTGCTGGAGGCGGCGGACCGGGTCGGCGGGCGGGCGCACACCGTGGTGTCGAGCCAGGGTTCGGCCGTGGACCTGGGCGGGATGTGGCTCGGCCCGAAGCACCACGCCCTGTCCCGGCTCGCCGCCGAGCACGGGGTTCCCACCTTTCCCACGCCCACGAACGGCAAGCGGCGCATCCTCGACGGCCGGCCCACCCGGGCGTGGCCGGCGGTGCTGGTGGGCGGAGCCGCGTTGCTGCGCCTCTCCTTCCCCTCGGGGGACGACCGCACGACCATCGCGGACTGGTTGTCCCGACTCCCCCACCCGGCCGCGCGCCGGCTCGTGGAGGTCGTGGTGGCGGAAGCGCTCGCCGCCGACACCGACCAGATCACCCGGCAGGCGTTCGCGTCCTCGGTCCGCTCGTCGGGCGGGCTGCTCGCCATGCTCGGCACCTCCGGCGGGGCGCAGGACGCCCTGCTCACCGGGGGTGCCGGCGCACTGGTGGCCCGGATCGCGGCCGACCTGTCCGTCCACCTGTCCCGCCCGGCCACCGCGATCACCCGCACCGACTCGGCCGTCACGGTCGACACACCGGACGGACCGATCCGGGCGGATCACGCCGTCATCGCCGTGCCGCCACCGGTGTCCGCCGAGATCCACCACGACCCACCGCTCCCGCCCAGCCGCGCACTGGTCGAGCAGAACACCGTGATGGGCACCATCTACAAGGCGATCGCCGTGTACGAGCGACCGTTCTGGCGCACCGCGGGCTGGAGCGGCGAGGTGATCTCCCTGACCGGCCCGGTGCCGGCGGTCTTCGACGTCTCGCCCCCGGGCGGCCCTGGCCACCTGGGTTTCCTGGTCCCCGGCCACCGCGCCCGCACCTTGTCCGCACTGTCCACAGAGGACCGCCGGGCGACCGTCCTGCGCACCGCCGCCCAGGCCTTGGGTGCCGCCGCGCTGACCCCCGTCGACTGGCACGAGAAGTCGTGGCACGACGACCCCCACGTCCGGGGCGGCTACTCCGCGCTCCCCCGGCCCGGGAAGTACACGGCGACCCGCCAACCCCCGACCCCGGTCGGCCGCCTGCACTGGGCGGGCACCGAGACCTCCGACGCCTGGCCGGGCTACCTGGAGGGTGCGGTCCGCTCCGGCCTGCGCGCGGCCCGCGAGGTTATCGGACGGCGGTGA
- a CDS encoding SDR family oxidoreductase has product MRIAVAGATGNIGALTVAVLERAGHEVVGISRSLGVDLITGEGLDQALTGVDAVVDATNGPALERDKLVEYFATTTTNLLAAERRAGVRHHVLLSIVGIHGVDGNDHYYGKREQERLVQAGGVPWSIVPATQFHDFAAMVAGWTERDGVATLPPLLVQPVAPADVAEFLAEVATGEPVGLHPGLAGPERHDLVDMARRTHQAQGRDVKLVPTWDGVIGVEMAGNVLLPGEGARIAPTTFDQWLETQRVTAVR; this is encoded by the coding sequence ATGCGGATCGCAGTCGCGGGAGCCACCGGCAACATCGGCGCCCTCACCGTCGCCGTCCTGGAGCGCGCCGGGCACGAGGTCGTGGGCATCAGCCGCTCGCTGGGCGTGGACCTGATCACGGGCGAGGGCCTGGACCAGGCGCTGACCGGCGTGGACGCGGTCGTGGACGCCACCAACGGCCCCGCGCTCGAACGGGACAAGCTGGTCGAGTACTTCGCCACCACGACCACCAACCTGCTCGCGGCGGAACGGCGTGCGGGCGTGCGGCACCACGTGCTGCTGTCGATCGTGGGCATCCACGGCGTCGACGGCAACGACCACTACTACGGCAAGCGCGAGCAGGAACGGCTGGTCCAGGCCGGTGGCGTGCCGTGGTCCATCGTGCCCGCGACCCAATTCCACGACTTCGCCGCGATGGTCGCCGGCTGGACCGAGCGGGACGGCGTGGCCACCCTGCCGCCGCTGCTCGTGCAGCCGGTGGCGCCCGCGGACGTGGCCGAGTTCCTGGCGGAGGTGGCGACCGGTGAGCCGGTGGGGCTGCACCCCGGCCTGGCCGGTCCGGAGCGGCACGACCTGGTGGACATGGCGCGGCGGACGCACCAGGCGCAGGGCCGGGACGTGAAGCTCGTGCCCACGTGGGACGGCGTGATCGGGGTGGAGATGGCGGGCAACGTGCTGCTGCCGGGCGAGGGCGCACGCATCGCGCCGACCACGTTCGACCAGTGGCTGGAGACCCAGCGGGTCACCGCCGTCCGATAA
- a CDS encoding RrF2 family transcriptional regulator, whose protein sequence is MKLPVSTEWLLHCATTLAQLEPGATASAAQLAEYYDLPAPYLAKQLQSLVKAGILTATTGPRGGFRLGRPAADITLLDIVTAVDGAASPYECQEIRQRGKGALPAEDCRDACILARKMADAHKAWKQSLAEVSLADVLGELPPTAPARTRSRIALTGRK, encoded by the coding sequence GTGAAGCTGCCCGTGAGCACCGAATGGCTGTTGCACTGCGCCACCACCCTGGCGCAGCTGGAACCGGGCGCCACCGCCTCGGCGGCGCAGCTCGCGGAGTACTACGACCTGCCCGCGCCCTACCTGGCCAAACAGCTCCAGTCGCTGGTCAAGGCGGGCATCCTCACCGCCACCACGGGTCCGCGCGGCGGGTTCCGCCTGGGCCGACCGGCCGCGGACATCACCCTGCTGGACATCGTCACCGCCGTCGACGGCGCGGCCTCGCCCTACGAGTGCCAGGAGATCCGGCAGCGCGGCAAGGGCGCGCTGCCCGCCGAGGACTGCCGGGACGCGTGCATCCTGGCCCGCAAGATGGCCGACGCGCACAAGGCCTGGAAGCAGAGCCTCGCCGAGGTGTCCTTGGCGGACGTCCTCGGCGAGCTGCCCCCGACCGCGCCGGCCCGCACGCGGTCCAGGATCGCCCTCACCGGGCGGAAGTGA